Genomic segment of Paenibacillus sp. FSL R5-0623:
GATGTGGTGAACTGGAAGTCATATATACACAGTGAAATCCATAATCACAAGCACATTTCTGTTATACTGGGACCAGTATGTTCAACTTCAGCTCGTAGCTATTGTACAGGGAGGGAAGAACCGAATGTCTGCAGAACAAGACGATCAAGAGCACATCCATATCGATGATCTTGTCTGCCCGTTATGCGGGGAAGCTAATCGCTGTTCCTATGCCGCAGGACATCCTCATTCGGAATGCTGGTGTAACCGGGCTACTTTCCCCGAAGGTGTATTCGACCGCATTCCGGCAGAGCAGCGCCGAAAATCGTGCATATGTCAACGCTGTTTGGATGACTATGCCGATAAACTCCAACCAAAAGAAGAGCCACACAGTTAACAACTGTATGGCTCTTCTTCTATTATGCATTATCTAGACTGTTAGCCCCGCTACCACTGCTCTTACATTTGGTTATACTGGGCAACAGCCTGTTGAAGCACCGGATGATGCTCATCTATGGACGTATAATGATGCAGTGCAGCCGAAACCCCCTTCTGGCGGATCATGTCCTGCAGTTCAACCGCTTCCGGATCATCGGAGACATCGAACTTGCAAGCTGCTGCCATACCCATAGCCAGATAAGTCGTATCAGTTCCATCCGCATATGCCTGAAGGGCCGGACGAACCAAACGATCATTCGGAGACAACTTGCGCAGCGGGGAACGACCAACACGAGTAACCTCATCGGTAAGATACGGGTTTACGAATCGTCCCAATATTTTGACAATATACTGCTCATGTTCTTCCGGGTTGAATGCAAAACGCTTCACCAGAACTTTTCCAGTTTCCTGCAAAGCACCGTAGACAATCGATTTCACCTTTTCGTCGGCAATAGCCTGCTGAATCGTGTCATACCCATGCACATTACCGATATATGCTGCAACGCAGTGCCCTGTATTTACAGTGAACAGCTTCCGTTCAATATACGGTTCCAGATCATCGACATATAGAATGCCCTCAACCGGTTTGAATGCAGGAGCCATCTGGGAACGATCAACTACCCACTCGTAAAAAGGCTCAACCTGTACATGCAACGGATCTTCATGATGCTGAATAGGCACGATCCGGTCTACGGCTGAATCTGGAAAATAAACATACTGATCTGCAAGGGAACGTACTTTTTCATCAAGCAGAGCATATACATGCTCTTTCAATTGTGTGCTGGCTCCAATGGCGTTCTCGCAAGCAATAATGTGAAGAGGGTTTTGAGCAGGACCGGAATTCAGTCTTTTCTCAAGTCCCTTCGCAATCCCTGGTGCAATATGTTTTAACACGCCCACACCCACTGCGGTTGTAATCAGATCAGCTTCTACAACCGTTTGGGCAACCGTCTCCAGCTGGGTTCCATCGATTGCATTTACGCCTGTAACGGTCTCCTGATCCTTGCTCTCGTTAGCCAGTTCCACCGTGTACTGTCCCCGTTCCTGAAGAGCGGTTACCAAGGTCTGATTCACATCGGAGAAAATCACTTCATACCCTGCACGGGAGAGAATCAATCCAATGAACCCACGTCCAATGTTACCTGCGCCAAAGTGTAGAGCCTTCATAGTTCCATTTCACTTTCCAGAATAGCGATTACTTCTTCGGCTGTTTTCGCCAGACGCAGGGCCTCCATGTTCTCATCCTCAGCACAGATCACCGCAATGCTAGTCAAGATCTCCATATGTTCCCCGCCTTGAGCCGCGATACCAATGACCATATAAGCCTTTTCTTCGCCAAAATCAACACC
This window contains:
- a CDS encoding cysteine-rich CWC family protein gives rise to the protein MSAEQDDQEHIHIDDLVCPLCGEANRCSYAAGHPHSECWCNRATFPEGVFDRIPAEQRRKSCICQRCLDDYADKLQPKEEPHS
- a CDS encoding mannitol-1-phosphate 5-dehydrogenase — encoded protein: MKALHFGAGNIGRGFIGLILSRAGYEVIFSDVNQTLVTALQERGQYTVELANESKDQETVTGVNAIDGTQLETVAQTVVEADLITTAVGVGVLKHIAPGIAKGLEKRLNSGPAQNPLHIIACENAIGASTQLKEHVYALLDEKVRSLADQYVYFPDSAVDRIVPIQHHEDPLHVQVEPFYEWVVDRSQMAPAFKPVEGILYVDDLEPYIERKLFTVNTGHCVAAYIGNVHGYDTIQQAIADEKVKSIVYGALQETGKVLVKRFAFNPEEHEQYIVKILGRFVNPYLTDEVTRVGRSPLRKLSPNDRLVRPALQAYADGTDTTYLAMGMAAACKFDVSDDPEAVELQDMIRQKGVSAALHHYTSIDEHHPVLQQAVAQYNQM